One Halorientalis litorea DNA segment encodes these proteins:
- a CDS encoding DUF3592 domain-containing protein, protein MSKLSLISIVLGIVLLGVAGYMAYSQQQSLSSGVQIEATVESKEVTMDSSKRGDRYTPHVTYSYTYNGTQYTSDNIRPGIGTKASDTRTAAEDRIDQYNVGETTTAYVVQGSPSKSYLEKKSSPLPLIFGILGLFLIGRPVYKSVAS, encoded by the coding sequence ATGTCGAAGCTGTCTCTGATAAGTATAGTACTGGGGATTGTGCTGCTCGGAGTTGCTGGATACATGGCATACTCTCAGCAACAAAGCCTCTCGTCCGGGGTGCAGATTGAAGCCACGGTAGAGAGCAAAGAAGTCACCATGGATTCCTCAAAAAGAGGGGACAGGTACACACCCCACGTCACTTACAGCTACACGTACAACGGAACCCAATACACTTCCGACAACATCAGACCGGGAATCGGAACAAAAGCGTCCGACACAAGGACTGCCGCGGAAGACAGAATTGACCAGTACAATGTCGGGGAGACAACCACGGCCTATGTCGTGCAAGGCTCGCCCTCGAAATCGTATCTTGAGAAAAAGAGTAGCCCTCTACCACTTATATTCGGCATCTTAGGCCTATTCCTGATCGGAAGACCAGTCTACAAATCCGTCGCTTCTTAA
- a CDS encoding DUF4112 domain-containing protein, with amino-acid sequence MTADLDARLDEAFDGDVPESVDDAALERLRTVAYILDESIRVPGTEFRVGLDPLLSAVPVVGDVLSGGLSLYIVAESAYLGVPFTTVVRMLGNIAVDVAGGSLPFVGTLFDAVWKTNKRNVDLLVSELESKAAADTADEPVTITIDVEEESKAVEE; translated from the coding sequence ATGACCGCCGACCTCGACGCACGACTCGACGAGGCGTTCGACGGCGACGTGCCGGAGAGCGTCGACGACGCGGCACTCGAACGACTGCGGACGGTCGCCTACATCCTCGACGAGAGCATCCGCGTGCCGGGCACGGAGTTCCGTGTCGGCCTCGACCCGCTGTTGAGCGCGGTGCCCGTCGTCGGCGACGTGCTGAGCGGCGGCCTCTCGCTGTACATCGTCGCGGAGTCGGCCTACCTCGGCGTACCGTTCACCACCGTCGTCCGAATGCTCGGGAACATCGCCGTCGACGTGGCGGGCGGGTCGCTCCCGTTCGTCGGCACTCTGTTCGACGCCGTCTGGAAGACGAACAAACGTAACGTCGACCTCCTCGTTTCGGAACTGGAGTCCAAGGCGGCGGCCGATACTGCCGACGAACCGGTGACAATCACCATCGACGTCGAAGAAGAATCGAAAGCGGTCGAGGAGTGA
- a CDS encoding phosphopantetheine adenylyltransferase yields MGGTRVAVAGTFGPLHDGHRNLLRTALKYGDGGIVVGLTTDTFAQASRTRDVPPFGDRAAGVEAAIDEVDEWGREHEVRAIDSEADIVDADPDIDALVVSPETAPELADINETRREQGMVPLEGIVAPYVLAEDGERISSTRIARGEIDEHGALLDDASDG; encoded by the coding sequence ATGGGTGGCACTCGCGTCGCCGTCGCCGGGACGTTCGGTCCGCTTCACGACGGGCACCGGAACCTCCTGCGGACGGCACTGAAGTACGGTGACGGTGGAATCGTGGTCGGACTGACGACCGACACGTTCGCACAGGCTTCACGGACTCGTGATGTCCCCCCGTTCGGGGACCGGGCGGCGGGCGTCGAGGCGGCCATCGACGAAGTCGACGAGTGGGGGCGCGAACACGAGGTCAGGGCCATCGACAGCGAGGCGGACATCGTCGACGCGGACCCGGACATCGACGCCCTGGTCGTCTCGCCGGAGACGGCACCCGAACTGGCCGACATCAACGAGACGCGGCGAGAACAGGGGATGGTCCCACTGGAGGGCATCGTCGCGCCGTACGTCCTCGCCGAGGATGGTGAACGTATCTCATCGACCCGTATCGCACGCGGCGAGATAGACGAACACGGGGCACTTCTGGACGATGCGAGTGACGGCTGA